A DNA window from Acidobacteriota bacterium contains the following coding sequences:
- a CDS encoding HI1506-related protein, which yields MTKNPPKASESGASQGKGFLQITSRRGGFRRAGRAWPAGPITVEAAAFSAGQVQALMDEPMLTVVIVGADKATPPQE from the coding sequence ATGACGAAGAATCCCCCCAAAGCCTCCGAATCCGGCGCATCCCAGGGCAAAGGGTTTCTGCAGATCACCTCCCGGCGCGGCGGTTTCCGCCGCGCCGGGAGGGCTTGGCCCGCCGGCCCCATCACGGTGGAGGCCGCGGCATTCAGCGCTGGCCAGGTCCAAGCCCTCATGGACGAACCGATGCTCACCGTGGTGATCGTCGGTGCGGATAAGGCCACGCCCCCCCAGGAGTGA
- a CDS encoding M15 family metallopeptidase produces MPCRDVNALTPTLRTLCQEHMEACRREGFDVFVTWTLRTPTEQAALYAQGRRPLSEVNRLRADAGLPPVTQRQNSFPVTWSQRSRHFPGPDGLGRAYDLALRNKEGLVWDPKADSDEDQIPDWEEIARLAEALGLAAGKRFGDPAHFQMRENPR; encoded by the coding sequence ATGCCCTGCCGGGACGTGAATGCCCTGACCCCCACCCTGCGGACCCTGTGCCAGGAGCACATGGAGGCGTGCCGCCGGGAGGGCTTTGACGTGTTTGTCACCTGGACCCTGCGAACCCCCACAGAACAGGCCGCCCTGTATGCCCAAGGGCGCCGTCCTTTGAGCGAGGTTAACCGGCTCCGCGCGGACGCGGGATTACCCCCTGTCACACAGCGGCAGAACTCCTTCCCCGTCACCTGGTCGCAGCGCTCCCGCCATTTCCCTGGCCCGGACGGCCTCGGGCGCGCGTACGACTTGGCCCTGCGCAACAAGGAGGGCCTCGTGTGGGATCCGAAGGCCGACTCCGACGAGGACCAGATTCCCGATTGGGAGGAGATCGCTCGGCTCGCCGAGGCCCTGGGGTTGGCCGCCGGAAAACGTTTCGGGGACCCGGCCCACTTTCAGATGCGCGAGAACCCCCGATGA
- a CDS encoding outer membrane beta-barrel protein — MSPKDLLASRTFWGVVAVLLAQVLRMHGIEVDGVDLDGLTSDLLTMGGAALAVYGRIRAARPIGSVGGVRVVSRQGGKRMRRPFLWITVLLSILCLALTAPASAETPAKAPAFSVQIGTGHLWTGSGNYAYSLDSTQWQVSLAGSVYLTPRHGVTVAIARDGATLVEWARRHNFDTFDAPAFSYEYTLVDLAYRYTVNPGEKACVYTLIGPTGYFHGDTERLGVMGAVGLDYDLTARWFLNGQVAFRHVSRFLVPQANVVETRLALGYRF; from the coding sequence ATGAGCCCGAAGGACCTCCTGGCCAGCCGAACCTTCTGGGGCGTGGTCGCCGTCCTATTGGCCCAGGTCCTGAGAATGCACGGTATCGAGGTCGACGGTGTGGATCTCGACGGGCTGACGAGCGACCTGCTGACGATGGGGGGGGCGGCGCTCGCCGTCTACGGCCGCATTCGCGCCGCCCGCCCCATCGGCTCCGTGGGCGGGGTTCGTGTCGTTTCTAGGCAAGGAGGAAAACGCATGCGACGGCCATTCCTGTGGATCACCGTACTCCTTTCGATTCTGTGCCTCGCCCTGACGGCCCCGGCCTCCGCGGAAACGCCCGCGAAGGCTCCGGCTTTCTCGGTCCAGATCGGCACGGGCCACCTCTGGACGGGCTCCGGCAACTACGCCTACAGCCTCGACTCGACGCAATGGCAAGTGTCCCTGGCTGGGAGTGTATACCTCACCCCCCGCCACGGGGTCACTGTGGCCATCGCGCGGGACGGGGCGACCCTCGTCGAATGGGCCAGGCGCCACAACTTCGACACATTCGACGCTCCGGCCTTTTCGTACGAGTACACCCTGGTGGATCTCGCCTACCGCTACACCGTTAACCCGGGGGAAAAGGCCTGCGTCTACACCCTGATTGGTCCCACCGGGTATTTCCATGGGGATACGGAGCGGCTCGGGGTGATGGGCGCCGTGGGGCTCGATTATGATTTGACGGCCCGCTGGTTTCTCAACGGCCAGGTAGCCTTCCGTCACGTCAGTCGGTTCCTGGTTCCCCAGGCCAACGTGGTCGAAACTCGCCTGGCCCTGGGCTACCGCTTCTAG
- a CDS encoding Mu-like prophage major head subunit gpT family protein, which translates to MIINRTNLSALFTGFKVVFTEAFQAAQSQFDRVAMTVPSSTSKETYAWLGTVTRFREWLGDRVIQNLATHDFTIKNRSFENTVGVDRDDIEDDAIGIYRPILAQLGQDAKTHPDELVFALLAAGFDSACYDGQYFFDADHPVLDEHGAIQSASNVQAGAATPWFLLDTTKAIKPFIFQKRKDYKFVAMDQETDEAVFSRKQFRYGVDARCNVGYGLWQLAFGSKATLDETNFSAARAAMMSLKGDNGKPLAVRPNLLVVPPSLETAAKKLVMAENTANGATNILKGAADVLVCPWLA; encoded by the coding sequence GTGATCATCAACCGAACGAACCTGTCCGCCCTTTTCACCGGCTTCAAAGTCGTTTTCACGGAGGCATTCCAGGCCGCTCAGAGCCAGTTCGACCGGGTCGCCATGACCGTGCCATCGAGCACGTCCAAGGAGACCTACGCATGGCTGGGCACCGTCACCCGCTTCCGAGAATGGCTCGGCGACCGGGTCATCCAGAACCTGGCCACCCACGACTTCACGATCAAGAACCGCTCCTTCGAAAACACGGTGGGCGTGGACCGGGACGACATCGAGGACGACGCCATCGGGATCTACCGCCCCATCCTGGCCCAGCTCGGCCAGGACGCGAAGACACACCCCGACGAACTCGTGTTCGCCCTGCTCGCCGCGGGGTTCGACAGCGCCTGCTACGACGGGCAGTACTTTTTCGACGCGGACCACCCCGTCCTCGACGAACACGGCGCCATCCAGAGCGCGTCGAACGTCCAGGCCGGGGCGGCCACGCCCTGGTTCCTGCTCGACACGACGAAGGCCATCAAGCCCTTCATCTTCCAGAAGCGGAAGGACTACAAGTTCGTGGCCATGGACCAGGAGACCGACGAGGCGGTCTTCTCCCGCAAGCAGTTCCGCTACGGGGTGGATGCCCGGTGCAATGTTGGCTACGGCCTGTGGCAGCTCGCCTTCGGCAGCAAAGCCACGCTGGACGAAACCAACTTCAGCGCCGCCCGCGCAGCCATGATGTCGCTCAAGGGCGACAACGGCAAACCGCTGGCCGTCCGGCCCAACCTCCTCGTGGTGCCGCCGTCGCTGGAGACCGCGGCCAAGAAGCTCGTGATGGCGGAGAATACGGCCAACGGCGCCACGAACATCCTAAAGGGCGCCGCCGACGTGCTCGTCTGCCCTTGGCTCGCGTGA
- a CDS encoding phage protease, translated as MDGSSVPAWIELIPAGTVVGRDGRAWTNSAPDDIVRAAQDSGKDIVVDWEHATDQRATAGLEAPAAGWVKEIQARQGAIWGRVEWTPRAADQIARKEYRYISPTFWYDKLTGAILSLSSVALTNCPNLRLPALNRQQAPAKHVHTEVPMKRLLEALGLKPEVTEDDAVQAVRTLQGDLVAAKAANREQAPSLDKYVPRADYEAMQARAANAERTLSEREKAQAEAAIEAAVADAVKAGKITPATVEYHKAQCRTEGGLDRFNAFVAAAPALTAESGLDGKRPPAAGTVKALNAEQKQVCAALGLSEEQYLQSVEVN; from the coding sequence ATGGACGGAAGCTCCGTTCCCGCCTGGATCGAGTTGATCCCGGCCGGCACGGTCGTGGGGCGGGACGGGAGGGCGTGGACAAACAGCGCCCCGGACGACATCGTGCGGGCCGCGCAGGACTCCGGAAAAGACATCGTGGTGGACTGGGAACACGCCACGGACCAGCGCGCCACGGCCGGGCTGGAGGCGCCTGCGGCAGGGTGGGTAAAAGAGATCCAGGCCCGCCAGGGGGCCATCTGGGGGCGTGTCGAGTGGACACCTCGTGCCGCCGACCAGATCGCGCGCAAGGAGTACCGCTACATCTCCCCTACCTTTTGGTATGACAAACTCACGGGGGCAATCCTGTCGCTCTCGTCCGTGGCGTTGACAAATTGTCCCAATTTGCGCCTGCCTGCACTGAACCGCCAGCAGGCGCCCGCAAAGCACGTTCACACGGAGGTCCCCATGAAGAGACTGTTGGAGGCCTTGGGCCTGAAGCCCGAGGTGACGGAGGACGACGCCGTCCAGGCGGTGCGGACCCTGCAAGGGGACCTCGTCGCCGCGAAGGCGGCCAACCGGGAACAGGCGCCGAGCCTCGACAAGTACGTCCCCCGGGCGGACTACGAGGCCATGCAGGCGCGGGCCGCGAACGCCGAACGGACACTCTCCGAAAGGGAGAAGGCCCAGGCGGAAGCGGCCATCGAGGCGGCTGTGGCCGACGCCGTTAAGGCGGGGAAAATCACCCCCGCCACGGTGGAGTACCACAAGGCGCAGTGCCGCACCGAGGGGGGGCTGGATCGGTTCAATGCCTTCGTGGCGGCCGCCCCGGCGCTCACAGCCGAAAGCGGTCTCGACGGCAAGCGCCCGCCCGCCGCCGGCACGGTGAAGGCGCTCAATGCCGAGCAGAAGCAGGTCTGCGCGGCCCTGGGCCTGTCCGAAGAGCAGTACCTGCAGTCCGTGGAGGTGAACTGA
- a CDS encoding DUF935 domain-containing protein, with product MTLYDAWGQPVRTEDLKREIAAPTLVGVRTPWHNPVGGGLTPERLARILRAAADGDAHEYLTLAEEMEEREPHYASVLGTRKRAVSGLPVMVEAASDEGRDAEIADAVRELTRRPEFGELVDDLLDGIGKGYSVCEIFWDTSGKQWWPRDYEWRDPRFFVFDRESGRQVRLLDETDTVYGIPLPPFKFVVHFPRLKTGIPLRGGLARLAAVTYMCKSYDLTDWLAFAEVYGMPLRIGRYGPSATAEDLKVLRTAVANLGMDAAAILPDSMRIEFQDAMKGNSSGDLFQALAEWLDKQTSKAVLGQTASTEGTPGKLGNEASQEEVRQDIKRADAKALGNTINRYLVKPFVDLNWGPQARYPSAQVFVKDPEDIGALADALAKLVPLGLRVEASVVRDKLGLPDPPKKGDAEILGAPAAAANRHAAPAKARNQAGGPEGTPSPDQDELDALLEPPDDWEPILAPVVDPIQALADACATEAEFLAKLPGLLDTMDTAGLVRSLALKAFKARALGDPGPNP from the coding sequence ATGACGCTCTACGACGCCTGGGGACAGCCGGTCCGCACGGAGGATCTGAAACGGGAGATCGCCGCCCCCACCCTCGTGGGGGTCCGCACCCCGTGGCACAATCCCGTCGGGGGGGGGCTCACTCCGGAGCGCCTGGCGAGGATCCTGCGGGCGGCCGCTGACGGCGACGCCCACGAATACCTTACGCTGGCCGAAGAGATGGAGGAGCGGGAGCCCCACTACGCATCGGTCCTGGGCACACGGAAACGGGCCGTTTCGGGCCTCCCGGTCATGGTGGAGGCGGCGAGCGACGAAGGCCGCGACGCCGAGATCGCCGACGCCGTCCGCGAGCTGACGCGCCGGCCCGAGTTCGGGGAACTGGTGGACGACCTCCTGGACGGGATCGGAAAAGGGTACTCGGTCTGCGAGATTTTCTGGGACACGTCCGGAAAACAGTGGTGGCCCCGGGATTACGAGTGGCGGGACCCGCGGTTCTTCGTCTTCGACCGCGAGAGCGGCCGACAGGTCCGGCTCTTGGACGAGACGGACACGGTCTACGGCATCCCCCTGCCGCCCTTCAAGTTCGTCGTCCACTTCCCCCGGCTCAAGACCGGGATCCCCCTGCGCGGGGGGTTGGCCCGCCTGGCCGCCGTGACGTACATGTGCAAGAGCTACGACCTCACGGACTGGCTCGCCTTCGCCGAGGTATACGGCATGCCCCTGCGGATCGGGCGCTACGGCCCCAGTGCCACGGCGGAGGATCTGAAGGTCCTGCGCACGGCCGTCGCCAACCTGGGGATGGACGCCGCCGCGATCCTGCCCGACAGCATGAGGATCGAGTTCCAGGACGCCATGAAGGGCAACTCCAGCGGCGATCTCTTCCAGGCCCTCGCCGAGTGGCTCGACAAACAGACGAGCAAGGCCGTGCTCGGGCAGACGGCATCCACCGAAGGCACACCCGGGAAGCTCGGCAACGAGGCCAGCCAGGAGGAGGTGCGGCAGGACATCAAGAGGGCCGACGCCAAGGCCCTCGGCAACACGATCAACCGCTACCTGGTCAAGCCCTTCGTGGATCTGAACTGGGGTCCCCAGGCGCGCTACCCTTCCGCGCAGGTCTTCGTGAAGGACCCCGAGGACATCGGGGCCCTGGCCGACGCCCTCGCCAAGCTCGTGCCCCTGGGCCTGCGGGTGGAGGCCTCCGTCGTGCGGGACAAGTTGGGCCTGCCGGATCCGCCGAAGAAGGGGGACGCGGAGATCTTGGGCGCGCCGGCGGCCGCCGCGAACCGACACGCCGCACCGGCCAAGGCGCGGAACCAGGCCGGGGGGCCGGAGGGGACCCCCTCTCCGGACCAGGACGAGCTGGACGCGCTCTTGGAGCCCCCCGACGACTGGGAGCCCATTCTGGCCCCGGTCGTGGACCCCATTCAGGCGCTCGCCGATGCCTGCGCCACGGAAGCCGAGTTTCTCGCGAAGCTCCCCGGGCTCCTCGACACGATGGACACGGCGGGCCTCGTCCGATCCCTCGCGCTGAAGGCCTTTAAGGCGCGCGCGCTCGGGGACCCCGGCCCGAACCCCTAG
- a CDS encoding regulatory protein GemA, with translation MTAPAKPRRTLDSRTREIMWIHMAKAHFGWDDDLYRDVLEDVGGARSAKDLTPLGRARVLKHIERLGWRPRRKPRRFQKGPRPDSSRARYLAKIDAMLYEAGRERAYAVGILKQMFGAGAPDRLEWAEPAQLHKLVAALVYDQRRRKGGRR, from the coding sequence ATGACCGCCCCCGCCAAACCCCGCCGCACCCTGGATTCCAGAACCCGGGAGATCATGTGGATTCATATGGCCAAGGCCCACTTCGGGTGGGACGACGATCTCTACCGCGACGTCCTCGAGGACGTGGGCGGGGCCCGATCCGCCAAGGACCTCACGCCCCTCGGCCGCGCCCGCGTCCTGAAGCACATCGAGCGCCTCGGCTGGCGCCCCAGGCGAAAGCCCCGGCGCTTTCAGAAGGGCCCCCGCCCCGACTCCTCCCGCGCGCGCTACCTCGCCAAGATCGATGCCATGCTCTACGAGGCCGGCCGGGAGCGGGCGTACGCCGTCGGGATTCTCAAGCAGATGTTCGGGGCGGGCGCGCCCGACCGCCTCGAATGGGCCGAGCCCGCCCAGCTCCACAAGCTCGTCGCCGCCCTCGTCTACGACCAGCGGCGCCGGAAGGGAGGCCGCCGGTGA
- a CDS encoding phage minor head protein: MAQPRPGYAFRGPVPQGALDYLRGKDLRPGFSYQDVWGEEHASAFTVAKAMQLDILDDIRGALDSALAKGQTFQQFKKDLAPVLQKKGWWGTKEAVDPKTGESVTARLGSPRRLRTIFDANTRAAYAAGQWDRIQRTKDALPYLLYQLGPSLHHRPEHVAWSGTLLRADDPWWETHMPPNGWGCKCWVRQVGPSEHARLSGREGTRTEAPAEHPREWVNKRTGVVETVDQGLDPAWARNPGKDRQALLRTALTDKTAAAGTALARASVRQVMASPILDEWLKDGQGEIPGGVVDKEVQGKLDAKTQVVRLSKATMDKQAGRHPELDADAYRQILPEVLERGMVIADRDRNLVFLLDRNGKVWKAAVKTDEQRGKLYLTTLHMADASEVRRMMKRGALIRPQAEGESGAR; encoded by the coding sequence TTGGCCCAGCCACGGCCCGGCTATGCGTTCCGAGGCCCGGTTCCGCAGGGCGCCCTCGACTACCTCCGGGGCAAGGACCTGCGCCCCGGATTCTCCTACCAGGACGTCTGGGGCGAGGAGCACGCCAGCGCCTTCACGGTCGCCAAGGCCATGCAGCTCGACATCCTGGATGACATCCGGGGCGCCCTGGACTCGGCCCTCGCGAAGGGCCAGACCTTCCAGCAGTTCAAGAAGGACCTCGCCCCAGTGCTCCAGAAGAAGGGTTGGTGGGGCACGAAGGAGGCCGTGGACCCAAAGACGGGCGAGAGCGTGACGGCCCGCCTCGGCTCCCCCCGCCGCCTGCGGACGATTTTCGACGCCAACACACGCGCCGCCTACGCCGCGGGGCAGTGGGACCGCATCCAGCGCACGAAGGACGCCCTGCCCTACCTGCTCTACCAGCTCGGCCCGAGCCTCCACCACCGGCCCGAGCACGTGGCCTGGAGCGGTACCCTCCTACGCGCGGATGACCCCTGGTGGGAGACCCACATGCCCCCGAACGGCTGGGGCTGCAAGTGCTGGGTGCGCCAGGTGGGCCCCTCGGAGCACGCCCGGCTCTCGGGCCGGGAGGGCACCCGGACGGAGGCGCCCGCCGAGCATCCCAGGGAGTGGGTTAACAAGCGGACCGGCGTCGTCGAGACGGTGGACCAGGGCCTCGACCCCGCGTGGGCGCGCAACCCGGGGAAGGACCGGCAGGCCCTGCTGCGCACCGCCCTCACCGATAAGACCGCCGCCGCCGGCACGGCTCTCGCCCGCGCCTCCGTGCGCCAGGTCATGGCCAGCCCCATCCTCGACGAGTGGCTGAAGGACGGCCAGGGCGAGATCCCCGGCGGCGTCGTGGACAAGGAGGTCCAGGGAAAGCTGGACGCCAAGACTCAGGTGGTGCGGCTCTCGAAGGCGACCATGGACAAGCAGGCGGGGCGCCACCCCGAACTGGACGCGGACGCTTACCGCCAGATCCTGCCCGAGGTCTTGGAGCGGGGAATGGTGATCGCCGACCGCGACCGGAACCTGGTCTTTCTCCTGGACCGGAACGGCAAGGTCTGGAAGGCGGCCGTCAAGACCGACGAGCAGCGCGGCAAGCTCTACCTCACCACGCTGCACATGGCGGACGCCTCCGAGGTGCGCCGCATGATGAAGCGTGGCGCGCTCATCAGGCCCCAGGCTGAAGGGGAAAGCGGCGCCCGGTAG
- a CDS encoding DUF3486 family protein, with the protein MPQRPAVTQLPEEVRRALEARLVQGGFAGYTALAEWLTEQGYEISKSSLHRYGQTLERKLSAIKASTQAAQLIAEAAPDEEDARSAAVISLVQTDLFEALLALQEAGDAEPAERVKLLSSAARSIADVGRASVSQKRFASEVKARAAQAAEDVVATVKKGGLSDDAAAAIRRQILGIAP; encoded by the coding sequence ATGCCCCAGCGGCCCGCCGTGACCCAGCTCCCGGAGGAGGTGCGTCGCGCCCTGGAAGCCCGCCTGGTCCAGGGCGGCTTCGCGGGCTACACGGCCCTCGCCGAATGGCTGACGGAGCAGGGCTACGAGATTTCCAAGAGCTCCCTGCACCGCTACGGACAGACCCTGGAACGGAAGCTCTCCGCCATCAAGGCGTCCACCCAGGCCGCCCAGCTCATTGCGGAAGCGGCGCCCGACGAAGAAGACGCCCGGTCGGCGGCCGTCATTAGCCTCGTGCAGACGGACCTCTTCGAAGCGCTGCTGGCCCTTCAGGAGGCTGGCGATGCCGAACCCGCGGAACGCGTCAAGCTGCTATCCTCGGCCGCGCGCTCCATTGCCGATGTCGGCCGCGCCAGCGTCAGCCAGAAGCGGTTCGCTTCCGAAGTAAAGGCGCGCGCGGCCCAGGCGGCCGAGGACGTGGTGGCCACGGTCAAGAAAGGCGGACTGTCGGACGACGCCGCCGCCGCCATCCGGCGGCAGATCCTCGGCATCGCCCCATGA
- a CDS encoding ORF6N domain-containing protein — MTTNALAIPEEVLSAIHHIEGLPDFMLASEAADLYGVAPKRVTEAVRRNPDRFPADFVFRLTKSDVEKLRSQNAAAISRMARIEPLAFTHEGMNALSGVLKSSIAAARSVQINRGFSEMERRIQAGAGLPSGAPVLPDALTPDQFDRLLQAKVVLTGAEYLALKRPPRRRLALVPPSPAQAAAVRKQVEIGDTLMPGLFGSPEKGIIDLARIRHPRPLTRREKREIKAALAETPRPTHAAIARRVGRPRRTVDRYIETLQGRV, encoded by the coding sequence ATGACCACGAACGCCTTAGCGATACCCGAGGAAGTGTTGAGCGCCATCCACCACATCGAGGGCCTGCCGGACTTCATGCTGGCGTCCGAGGCCGCCGACCTTTACGGGGTCGCGCCCAAGCGAGTGACAGAAGCCGTAAGGAGAAACCCGGACAGGTTCCCCGCGGACTTCGTCTTCCGGCTCACAAAATCCGATGTGGAGAAATTGCGGTCGCAAAATGCGGCCGCAATTTCAAGGATGGCCCGGATCGAGCCCTTAGCCTTCACCCACGAGGGGATGAACGCCCTCTCTGGCGTGCTCAAATCCTCCATCGCCGCCGCGCGGTCGGTCCAGATCAACCGGGGGTTCAGCGAAATGGAGCGCCGCATCCAAGCCGGGGCCGGGCTGCCCTCCGGCGCCCCCGTGCTCCCAGATGCCCTCACCCCGGACCAGTTTGACCGGCTCCTTCAGGCGAAGGTGGTCCTCACGGGGGCCGAGTACCTGGCGCTCAAGCGCCCGCCCAGGCGCAGGTTGGCCCTTGTGCCACCCTCTCCCGCGCAGGCCGCGGCGGTCCGGAAGCAGGTGGAGATTGGCGATACTCTGATGCCGGGGCTGTTCGGTTCGCCGGAGAAGGGCATCATCGACCTGGCGCGGATCCGCCACCCGAGGCCCCTGACCCGCCGCGAGAAGCGCGAGATCAAGGCCGCCCTGGCCGAGACCCCGCGCCCCACCCACGCGGCCATCGCCCGCCGCGTCGGGCGCCCGCGCCGCACCGTGGACCGCTACATCGAAACCCTCCAGGGACGCGTGTAG
- a CDS encoding cytoplasmic protein, whose protein sequence is MPEIDLEKAQREEIRWRLLRALDAGRPLPVLESLLLRICQDVDLPATPSQVRRELAYLEIRGLVRIHGKLGPTWRAELTRDGVDVVEYAVACESGIARPPRDW, encoded by the coding sequence ATGCCCGAGATCGATCTGGAGAAAGCACAGCGTGAGGAGATCCGGTGGCGGCTCCTGCGCGCCCTGGACGCGGGCCGCCCTCTGCCGGTGCTGGAATCGCTCCTGCTTCGCATCTGTCAGGACGTGGACCTGCCCGCCACCCCAAGTCAGGTCCGGAGGGAGCTTGCGTACCTCGAGATCCGGGGTCTGGTGAGGATCCACGGCAAACTCGGCCCGACTTGGCGCGCCGAGCTGACCCGCGACGGCGTGGACGTGGTGGAATACGCCGTCGCATGTGAATCCGGCATCGCGCGCCCGCCCAGGGACTGGTGA
- a CDS encoding Lar family restriction alleviation protein, whose amino-acid sequence MTKTAKPERSLTGLRPCPFCGSVRLSSITLRDQTTRALRPLLLQCNDCGSTGPVGETLDQIRRLWDVRAQEV is encoded by the coding sequence GTGACGAAGACCGCCAAGCCCGAGCGTAGCCTCACCGGCCTCCGCCCCTGCCCCTTCTGTGGGAGCGTCCGCCTCTCCTCCATCACCCTGCGCGACCAAACCACGCGCGCCCTGCGGCCCCTGCTCCTCCAGTGCAACGACTGCGGCTCCACGGGCCCCGTGGGAGAGACCCTGGATCAGATCCGCCGCCTGTGGGACGTGCGGGCCCAGGAGGTATGA
- a CDS encoding terminase family protein — translation MKVIEKSRRIGLSWCEAADCALLAASSKGMDTWYVGYNRDMAQEFIRDGADWSRHYQLAASAMEEIVIEDEGRDIQAFRIHYPSGFRVTALSSRPSNLRGKQGRIVLDEAAFHDNLSALLKAALAMLMWGGQVHVLSTHNGVDNPFNALVTDVRAKRKPYSIHRVTLDDALAAGLYKRICLVQGRPWSPDAEEAWRRELIEFYGDDAQEELFCVPRHSEGSWLPGHLIEARMQDLPVLRWSAPENFLAVSEAERQAAVDDWLQGDVAPLLAALDPKRTSGFGWDFGRTGDLSVFAPWQIQQDMTRRFPFLVELRNMPFRQQERALFYMADRLPQFVAGAVDARGNGQYIAEVAALRYGARIREVWLSPSWYAENTAPFKAAFEDGTIIVPRDADVHKDLRAFKVVNGVPRLPDARQADERGLKRHGDAGMALLLGYWASRQDGPELFGYEPVTVRRGEDGDRAERAVRVTAGFKAHGGLFG, via the coding sequence GTGAAGGTGATCGAAAAGAGCCGCCGCATCGGGCTCTCCTGGTGCGAGGCCGCGGACTGCGCCCTCCTCGCCGCCTCCTCCAAGGGGATGGACACCTGGTACGTGGGCTACAACCGGGACATGGCCCAAGAATTCATCCGCGACGGCGCGGACTGGTCGCGCCACTACCAGCTCGCCGCCTCCGCGATGGAGGAGATCGTCATCGAGGACGAAGGCCGCGACATTCAGGCCTTTCGCATCCACTACCCCTCGGGCTTCCGGGTGACCGCCCTCTCCAGCCGCCCCTCCAACCTGCGCGGCAAGCAGGGCCGGATCGTCCTCGACGAGGCGGCGTTCCACGACAATCTCTCGGCGCTCCTCAAGGCGGCGCTGGCCATGTTGATGTGGGGCGGTCAGGTGCACGTCCTGTCCACGCACAACGGGGTGGACAACCCCTTCAACGCCCTCGTCACGGACGTCCGAGCGAAGAGGAAGCCGTACAGCATCCACCGCGTCACCCTGGACGACGCCCTGGCGGCCGGGCTCTACAAGCGCATCTGCCTCGTCCAGGGGCGGCCCTGGAGTCCGGATGCCGAGGAGGCGTGGCGGCGCGAGCTGATCGAGTTCTACGGGGACGACGCCCAGGAAGAGCTGTTCTGCGTCCCTCGGCACAGCGAGGGCTCATGGCTGCCCGGACACCTCATCGAAGCGCGGATGCAGGACCTGCCGGTGTTGCGGTGGTCCGCCCCGGAAAACTTCCTCGCGGTCTCCGAAGCGGAGAGGCAGGCGGCCGTGGACGATTGGCTCCAGGGCGACGTCGCCCCCCTGCTGGCGGCACTCGACCCCAAGCGCACGAGCGGCTTCGGGTGGGACTTTGGGAGGACCGGGGACCTGTCGGTCTTCGCCCCCTGGCAGATCCAGCAGGACATGACCCGCAGATTCCCGTTCCTCGTCGAGCTCCGCAACATGCCTTTTCGCCAGCAGGAGCGGGCCCTCTTCTACATGGCCGACCGGTTGCCCCAGTTCGTGGCGGGGGCGGTGGACGCCCGAGGGAACGGGCAATACATCGCCGAGGTGGCCGCCCTCCGGTACGGTGCGCGGATTCGTGAGGTGTGGCTGTCCCCCTCCTGGTATGCCGAGAACACGGCGCCGTTCAAGGCGGCCTTCGAGGACGGCACCATCATCGTGCCCCGTGACGCCGACGTCCATAAGGACTTGCGCGCGTTCAAGGTCGTCAACGGCGTACCCCGCCTGCCGGACGCCCGGCAGGCCGACGAACGTGGGCTCAAAAGGCACGGCGACGCGGGCATGGCCCTCCTTCTCGGGTACTGGGCCTCCCGTCAAGACGGCCCGGAGCTGTTCGGGTATGAGCCCGTAACGGTGCGGCGCGGGGAGGATGGGGACCGCGCGGAGCGCGCGGTGCGCGTGACGGCCGGATTCAAGGCCCATGGAGGACTGTTCGGATGA
- a CDS encoding helix-turn-helix domain-containing protein, translating to MSTWDRILHRIGATPTRALMERFGGRRLYIPARIPADHPLREILAPQACDLLCREWGSSILHVPRLGSLGQREERKQAILDALAAGAPIASVAARFGVSERWVYQIAHEAQRSLFSQEDAP from the coding sequence GTGAGTACCTGGGACCGGATCCTCCACCGCATCGGCGCCACCCCCACCCGTGCCCTCATGGAGCGCTTCGGCGGCCGCCGGCTATACATCCCCGCCAGGATCCCCGCGGACCATCCCCTGCGAGAGATCCTCGCCCCCCAGGCCTGCGACCTCCTCTGCCGCGAATGGGGCTCCTCCATCCTCCACGTGCCGCGCTTGGGCTCCCTCGGCCAGCGCGAAGAGCGAAAGCAGGCCATTCTCGACGCCCTGGCCGCCGGGGCCCCCATCGCCTCCGTCGCCGCCCGCTTCGGCGTGAGCGAGCGATGGGTCTACCAGATCGCCCACGAAGCCCAACGGTCCCTGTTTTCCCAGGAGGACGCCCCGTGA